In the Fusarium oxysporum f. sp. lycopersici 4287 chromosome 9, whole genome shotgun sequence genome, one interval contains:
- a CDS encoding SAGA-associated factor 73, translating to MGTDARKGDDGTIKVASKNKNGKIKLKKPAPKHSKPGNWMDGSVIEGNNKKKNGASPVGAPSPGPVVNELDETSRETFATGRPLEDSPDLQQCKHCKKSVLKTAAKAHIAQCLRLKKEKAQRKKEAREARERAKEAARQEEQRKEDEENGVERGDDDSDDDGISAEKKATGSKTAKKAAGKKPEDDKKGKKRKADGDPDKGPKNKKKKDEPKAKVPKPKGPVDVERQCGVLLPNGQPCARSLTCKSHSMGAKRAVAGRSLPYDMLLAAYQKKNQAKQQKAALDANAPIEDEDEANNGPVDSDEETTAVMGALSQWRPQPLIPQPTFTPIKRQYQLARLHEQLQMATNGGRTNIFSVTGFGAQKLPEGHPGLQPASEDAPGEIDITAGFNNAGRTTATFTPQRQPSVSSRA from the exons ATGGGGACGGATGCCCGAAAAG GCGATGACGGCACGATCAAAGTCGCatccaagaacaagaacggAAAGATCAAGCTGAAGAAACCAGCGCCAAAACACAGCAAACCTGGAAACTGGATGGATGGTAGTGTAATTGAGGGTAACA acaagaagaagaacggcgCCTCACCTGTGGGTGCGCCCTCACCAGGTCCTGTTGTAAACGAACTCGACGAAACTTCCCGCGAAACCTTTGCGACAGGACGACCCCTCGAAGACAGCCCCGACCTGCAACAATGCAAGCACTGTAAGAAGAGCGTTTTGAAAACGGCCGCCAAGGCGCATATTGCACAATGCCTGCGGttaaagaaagagaaggctcaaagaaagaaagaagctcGCGAAGCAAGAGAAAGGGCAAAAGAGgcagcaagacaagaagagcaacggaaagaggacgaagagaaTGGGGTTGAGCGGGGCGACGATGACAGTGACGACGATGGAATCTCAGCTGAAAAGAAAGCGACTGGAAGCAAGACTGCCAAAAAGGCCGCGGGTAAGAAACCCGAAGACGAcaagaaggggaagaagcgcaaggccgATGGTGATCCAGACAAGGGACccaagaataagaagaagaaggatgagcCGAAAGCCAAGGTCCCCAAGCCAAAAG GACCTGTGGACGTGGAGCGGCAGTGTGGTGTCTTGTTGCCCAATGGACAGCCATGCGCAAGATCATTGACATGTAAGAGCCATAGTATGGGAGCGAAGCGCGCAGTCGCAGGAAGATCTTTGCCATACGATATGCTTCTTGCCGCgtaccagaagaagaatcAAGCGAAGCAGCAGA AGGCAGCGCTTGATGCCAACGCGCCGAtagaagatgaagacgaagccaatAACGGGCCTGTCGACTCCGACGAAGAAACAACGGCCGTGATGGGTGCTCTATCACAATGGCGCCCTCAACCTCTAATACCACAACCCACCTTCACTCCCATAAAACGACAATACCAGCTCGCAAGATTGCACGAACAGCTTCAAATGGCCACCAATGGTGGAAGGACAAATATCTTTTCAGTCACTGGTTTTGGAGCACAGAAGCTTCCCGAGGGCCATCCTGGGCTACAACCCGCTTCAGAAGATGCTCCTGGAGAGATTGACATTACTGCGGGTTTTAATAATGCTGGGCGGACGACAGCAACATTCACACCTCAAAGACAACCATCAGTTTCAAGCAGAGCATAG